One window of Anaeromyxobacter diazotrophicus genomic DNA carries:
- a CDS encoding pirin family protein, giving the protein MITVRRADERGHAEHGWLDSRHTFSFADYHDPAHMGFSDLRVINEDRVEPGQGFGTHGHRDMEIISYVLEGELSHRDSMGTGSVIRPGEVQRMSAGTGVRHSEQNPSRERPVHFLQIWILPDRAGHTPSYEQKAFPEAERRGRLRLVASPDGAEGSLTIHQDARMYAGLLAEGEQARLPLAEGRQAWVQLARGELSVNGQALRAGDGAALTGEAAVELAGRGAAPAEVLVFDLAP; this is encoded by the coding sequence ATGATCACCGTCCGCCGCGCCGACGAGCGCGGGCACGCGGAGCACGGCTGGCTCGACAGCCGCCACACCTTCTCCTTCGCCGACTACCACGACCCGGCGCACATGGGGTTCAGCGACCTCCGCGTCATCAACGAGGACCGGGTGGAGCCGGGCCAGGGCTTCGGCACGCACGGGCACCGCGACATGGAGATCATCTCCTACGTGCTCGAGGGCGAGCTCTCGCACCGCGACTCCATGGGCACGGGCTCCGTCATCCGGCCGGGCGAGGTGCAGCGCATGAGCGCCGGCACCGGCGTGCGGCACAGCGAGCAGAACCCGTCGCGCGAGCGCCCCGTGCACTTCCTGCAGATCTGGATCCTGCCCGACCGCGCCGGCCACACGCCGTCCTACGAGCAGAAGGCGTTCCCCGAGGCGGAGCGCCGGGGCCGGCTGCGCCTCGTCGCCTCGCCGGACGGCGCCGAGGGCTCGCTCACCATCCACCAGGACGCCCGCATGTACGCCGGCCTGCTGGCGGAGGGCGAGCAGGCCCGGCTCCCGCTCGCGGAGGGGCGGCAGGCCTGGGTGCAGCTCGCGCGCGGGGAGCTGTCCGTGAACGGGCAGGCGCTCCGGGCCGGGGACGGCGCCGCGCTGACGGGCGAGGCGGCGGTCGAGCTGGCCGGCCGCGGCGCCGCGCCGGCGGAGGTGCTCGTCTTCGACCTCGCGCCGTGA
- a CDS encoding type VI secretion system protein: protein MTSVARALAALLPLAPEARLSAAARRLAGRPGGPLASFAVGSELDPAPARLDGRLLEAIARGALDGARGAVFTEAAEARLLAALGLARVAARRGCAEDEAVLALLGAAPAPARLRRALDGARVLDPACGGGALLVAALQVARRCGAEPRLLGLDVAPLAAGAAEARLRLLGARADLACGDATRRAWPAADLVLMNPPFLRHEALAAADKARAARASGLSRQADLSAHFAALALRHAADVALVWPRALDTARSAAPLRADGAARGGFAWRLRSRAAGSFAASVDTALAVWSEGHLGRAAAEASVPLAALGAEELAALARGAGSARLRPLRAARAAAAGAGALGDACRVRFGMKSGCNAFFHLVPRGGGRFESALAGELALAPGDAQPILASLREAAAPEQVAPRRALFRPAELGPAARAYVALGEARGVAARPTCAGRSPWWRVAPGRTPAPVLYPAKVGARAFAVLNEGGLWEDKKWHALFPGPDQEPWLVALALSSTPLRLAVDRAARQLTGMQAIADVDCGVLAGAPFPRPAALAARRGALEACRAALARDPVTTDLRAMLARPAQRELDGLVGDALGLAPREVEAGRRELLARVEARLAHAAQVRAAVAAGGRR, encoded by the coding sequence GTGACGTCCGTCGCGCGCGCCCTGGCGGCGCTCCTGCCCCTCGCGCCCGAGGCGCGCCTCAGCGCCGCCGCGCGCCGGCTCGCCGGCAGGCCCGGCGGTCCCCTGGCGAGCTTCGCCGTCGGCAGCGAGCTCGACCCCGCCCCCGCGCGGCTCGACGGCCGGCTCCTGGAGGCCATCGCGCGCGGCGCGCTCGACGGCGCGCGCGGGGCGGTGTTCACCGAGGCGGCCGAGGCGCGGCTGCTGGCGGCGCTGGGGCTCGCGCGCGTGGCCGCGCGCCGCGGCTGCGCCGAGGACGAGGCGGTGCTGGCGCTGCTCGGCGCGGCGCCCGCGCCCGCGCGGCTCCGGCGCGCCCTCGACGGCGCGCGCGTCCTCGACCCGGCCTGCGGCGGCGGCGCGCTCCTCGTGGCGGCGCTCCAGGTCGCGCGCCGCTGCGGGGCCGAGCCGCGCCTCCTCGGCCTCGACGTGGCGCCGCTCGCGGCCGGCGCGGCGGAGGCGCGCCTGCGGCTCCTCGGCGCCCGCGCCGACCTCGCCTGCGGCGACGCGACCCGGCGCGCGTGGCCCGCGGCGGACCTCGTCCTCATGAACCCGCCCTTCCTCCGCCACGAGGCGCTCGCCGCGGCCGACAAGGCTCGCGCGGCGCGAGCGAGCGGGCTCTCCCGGCAGGCCGACCTGTCGGCGCACTTCGCCGCCCTGGCGCTGCGCCACGCCGCGGACGTGGCGCTCGTGTGGCCGCGCGCGCTCGACACCGCGCGGTCCGCGGCGCCGCTGCGGGCGGACGGCGCGGCGCGCGGCGGGTTCGCCTGGCGGCTCCGCTCCCGCGCCGCGGGCAGCTTCGCCGCCTCGGTCGACACGGCGCTCGCGGTCTGGTCGGAGGGGCACCTGGGCCGCGCGGCCGCCGAGGCCTCCGTCCCGCTCGCCGCGCTGGGCGCGGAGGAGCTGGCGGCGCTGGCGCGCGGGGCGGGCAGCGCGCGGCTCCGGCCGCTTCGCGCCGCGCGCGCCGCCGCCGCCGGCGCGGGCGCGCTGGGCGACGCGTGCCGGGTGCGCTTCGGCATGAAGTCGGGCTGCAACGCCTTCTTCCACCTCGTCCCCCGGGGCGGCGGCCGCTTCGAGAGCGCGCTCGCCGGGGAGCTGGCGCTCGCGCCGGGCGACGCGCAGCCCATCCTCGCCTCGCTGCGGGAGGCGGCCGCCCCGGAGCAGGTCGCGCCGCGGCGCGCGCTCTTCCGCCCGGCCGAGCTCGGCCCCGCGGCGCGCGCCTACGTCGCGCTCGGCGAGGCGCGCGGCGTCGCCGCCCGCCCCACCTGCGCCGGGCGCTCGCCGTGGTGGCGCGTGGCGCCGGGCCGGACCCCGGCCCCGGTGCTCTACCCAGCCAAGGTGGGCGCGCGCGCCTTCGCGGTGCTGAACGAGGGCGGGCTGTGGGAGGACAAGAAGTGGCACGCCCTCTTCCCCGGCCCGGACCAGGAGCCGTGGCTGGTCGCGCTGGCGCTCTCGTCGACGCCGCTGCGGCTCGCCGTGGACCGCGCCGCGCGGCAGCTCACCGGGATGCAGGCCATCGCCGACGTCGACTGCGGGGTGCTGGCCGGGGCGCCGTTCCCGCGCCCGGCGGCGCTCGCCGCCCGCCGCGGCGCGCTCGAGGCGTGCCGGGCGGCGCTGGCGCGCGACCCGGTCACGACCGACCTCCGCGCGATGCTGGCGCGGCCGGCGCAGCGCGAGCTCGACGGCCTCGTCGGCGACGCGCTCGGGCTCGCCCCGCGCGAGGTGGAGGCCGGCCGGCGCGAGCTCCTGGCGCGGGTCGAGGCGCGGCTCGCGCACGCCGCGCAGGTGCGGGCCGCGGTGGCCGCGGGCGGCCGGCGCTAG
- a CDS encoding SPW repeat domain-containing protein translates to MGLWLMLAPLVLGYPTVAAVLHDVALGLLVSVGTLAALEWPLVRFALAAPAIWLLAAADALGFGSRTVTANELASGVAVLLLALVPSGKVAEARHPAKMAA, encoded by the coding sequence GTGGGACTCTGGCTCATGCTGGCGCCGCTCGTCCTCGGCTACCCCACCGTCGCGGCCGTGCTGCACGACGTCGCGCTGGGCCTCCTCGTCAGCGTCGGCACGCTCGCCGCGCTGGAGTGGCCGCTGGTGCGGTTCGCGCTGGCCGCGCCGGCGATCTGGCTGCTCGCGGCGGCCGACGCGCTGGGCTTCGGCTCGCGCACGGTCACCGCCAACGAGCTCGCCTCCGGGGTCGCCGTGCTGCTGCTCGCGCTGGTGCCGAGCGGCAAGGTCGCCGAGGCGCGGCATCCCGCTAAGATGGCGGCGTGA
- a CDS encoding polyhydroxyalkanoic acid system family protein encodes MPQIKREYPGKDAQQIYEKVDEVMERLTAKMGLKYDRDPAAKTGKVSKMGISGVYAAGDGHVTIDLHFPMLVPGAMKKQVQEDIERRLDGLFA; translated from the coding sequence ATGCCGCAGATCAAGCGAGAGTACCCGGGCAAGGACGCCCAGCAGATCTACGAGAAGGTCGACGAGGTGATGGAGCGCCTCACGGCCAAGATGGGGCTCAAGTACGACCGCGACCCCGCCGCGAAGACCGGCAAGGTCTCGAAGATGGGGATCTCCGGCGTCTACGCGGCCGGCGACGGGCACGTCACCATCGACCTGCACTTCCCCATGCTCGTCCCCGGCGCGATGAAGAAGCAGGTGCAGGAGGACATCGAGCGGCGCCTGGACGGGCTGTTCGCGTGA
- the queC gene encoding 7-cyano-7-deazaguanine synthase QueC — protein MAKRKRAAPRAVVLLSGGLDSSTCLAVARRDGFEAHALSVNYGQRHRTELDRARRVARALGAADHRVVRVDLSAFGGSALTDAGVAVPKDRPARAMGRGIPVTYVPARNTVLLALALAHAETLGASDIYVGVNAIDYSGYPDCRPAFIRAFERLARVATKAGVEGRPLHVRAPLLRLSKAGIVRLGTALGVPYRLTLSCYDPVRGRACGRCDACELRRKGFAEAGVPDPTVYV, from the coding sequence ATGGCGAAGCGGAAGCGCGCCGCGCCGCGCGCGGTGGTCCTCCTCTCCGGAGGCCTCGACTCGAGCACCTGCCTCGCCGTCGCTCGCCGCGACGGCTTCGAGGCGCACGCGCTGTCCGTGAACTACGGGCAGCGCCACCGCACCGAGCTCGACCGGGCGCGCCGGGTGGCGCGGGCGCTGGGGGCGGCCGACCACCGGGTGGTCAGGGTCGACCTGTCGGCGTTCGGGGGCTCGGCGCTCACCGACGCCGGCGTCGCCGTGCCGAAGGACCGGCCGGCGCGCGCCATGGGGCGGGGCATCCCGGTCACCTACGTGCCGGCGCGCAACACCGTCCTGCTCGCGCTGGCGCTCGCGCACGCCGAGACGCTCGGCGCGAGCGACATCTACGTCGGCGTGAACGCCATCGACTACTCGGGCTACCCGGACTGCCGCCCCGCCTTCATCCGCGCCTTCGAGCGGCTGGCGCGCGTCGCCACCAAGGCGGGCGTCGAGGGCCGGCCGCTCCACGTCCGCGCCCCCCTCCTGCGGCTCTCGAAGGCCGGGATCGTCCGGCTCGGGACCGCGCTCGGGGTGCCCTACCGGCTGACCCTCTCGTGCTACGACCCCGTCCGAGGCCGCGCCTGCGGGCGCTGCGACGCCTGCGAGCTGCGGCGGAAGGGGTTTGCCGAGGCGGGAGTCCCGGATCCTACCGTGTACGTCTGA
- a CDS encoding MXAN_5808 family serine peptidase has protein sequence MNRLTRLLASLAVAAAASGGIAYFAYSRASAEPRGPVRVAARDPHQAAALARTGASADEDPDYPLDQLPVFSRAIHYVAENYVDPKRVDPKAMVVGALDMVEKTVAEVMVEGDAKQGKLTLTVGGASRPLDLGGVDSIYKVRAVMGEAVTFIQQHLVAHKNLREIEYAATNGMLSTLDPHSVLLEPKMFREMRLQTKGEFGGLGFVIAMRDGNLTVVRVLKNTPAQKAGIKPKDVITKIGEQSTVNMDLQDAVDRLRGKPASRVAITVQRSAWPEAHRLDLSREVISVETVPQAKLLAGGVGYVKLSQFSANTTRDLQAAIAQQRAQAGGALKGLVLDLRGNPGGLLEQAISVSDVFLSEGVIVKTVGDGMRMHEVKEAHADRDDMTGLPLVVIVNNSSASASEIVAGALKNNNRALVIGRQTFGKGSVQVLYDFSDPARPTEESALKLTIAQYLTPGDLSIQEVGVSPDVLLLPGRALKDAINYFAPARSMGEVDLDKHFANPSDATASQAEAQKRAEERRASAEKSALELRYLLDEKEDLLAKAMKADEKREAAARAHGEAAGAEELTPEQQEDEDLDANPDEVKEDYQIRFARDLLARAPFADRPRLLAAAKGFVAERRAEEDGRLVQKLGALGVDWTAGAAPGAARPVVSVSPPPGKTIAAGETLPWTVTVENKGDGPLRRLRAWTLVDKWPLLDRREFVFGLVKPGEKRTWTVPVKLPAGLDSRHDEVKLHFEDEGGRAPPDALTAVDVVENPKPAFAFSTQIDDEALGNGDGLVQRGEEVTLRVDVRNEGQGAAGDKTYVSLKNLGDEKVFIKKGRVVVGKLAPGEVKTALLQLEVKKGLKPDTMPLRLMIVDEKLDEFVSERLEIPVAAEGKARVAASGAVRVTTAQAALRAGAAASAPPIAVAKKGALLAVTGKVGDFYRVEWQKGRAAFAQARDVEAAPGARPGAATAATEVFQREPPRIALAPASGGGAPVVTGDRLHLTGTASVSPGAAGLQNKLRDVFVFANEQKVFFKVVPEAGASDRMDFATDVPLKPGNNVVTVFAREDDEFQSRRTFYVYRRGTAEMAQQQAGGPAR, from the coding sequence ATGAACCGCCTCACCCGCCTGCTGGCGTCCCTCGCCGTCGCGGCCGCCGCGAGCGGCGGGATCGCCTACTTCGCCTACAGCCGGGCGAGCGCCGAGCCCCGCGGGCCGGTGCGCGTGGCGGCGCGGGATCCGCACCAGGCGGCGGCCCTGGCGCGCACGGGCGCCAGCGCGGACGAGGACCCCGACTACCCCCTCGATCAGCTGCCGGTCTTCTCGCGCGCCATCCACTACGTGGCCGAGAACTACGTCGACCCGAAGCGCGTCGACCCGAAGGCGATGGTGGTCGGGGCGCTCGACATGGTCGAGAAGACCGTGGCCGAGGTCATGGTCGAGGGCGACGCCAAGCAGGGGAAGCTCACCCTCACCGTGGGCGGCGCCAGCCGGCCGCTCGACCTCGGCGGCGTCGACAGCATCTACAAGGTGCGGGCCGTCATGGGCGAGGCGGTCACCTTCATCCAGCAGCACCTCGTCGCCCACAAGAACCTGCGCGAGATCGAGTACGCCGCCACGAACGGCATGCTCTCCACGCTCGACCCGCACTCGGTTCTGCTCGAGCCGAAGATGTTCCGGGAGATGCGGCTGCAGACGAAGGGCGAGTTCGGCGGCCTCGGGTTCGTCATCGCCATGCGCGACGGGAACCTCACCGTGGTGCGCGTCCTCAAGAACACGCCGGCACAGAAGGCGGGGATCAAGCCGAAGGACGTCATCACCAAGATCGGCGAGCAGTCCACCGTCAACATGGACCTGCAGGACGCCGTCGACCGGCTGCGCGGCAAGCCCGCGAGCCGGGTCGCCATCACCGTGCAGCGCAGCGCCTGGCCCGAGGCGCACCGCCTCGACCTGTCGCGCGAGGTGATCAGCGTCGAGACCGTGCCGCAGGCGAAGCTCCTCGCCGGCGGCGTCGGCTACGTGAAGCTGTCGCAGTTCTCGGCCAACACCACCCGCGACCTGCAGGCCGCCATCGCGCAGCAGCGGGCGCAGGCGGGCGGCGCGCTCAAGGGGCTCGTGCTCGACCTGCGCGGCAACCCCGGCGGCCTGCTCGAGCAGGCCATCAGCGTCTCCGACGTCTTCCTCTCCGAGGGCGTCATCGTGAAGACGGTCGGCGACGGCATGCGGATGCACGAGGTGAAGGAGGCGCACGCCGACCGCGACGACATGACCGGGCTGCCGCTGGTCGTCATCGTGAACAACAGCTCCGCCTCGGCCAGCGAGATCGTGGCGGGCGCGCTCAAGAACAACAACCGCGCGCTGGTCATCGGCCGCCAGACCTTCGGCAAGGGCTCGGTGCAGGTCCTGTACGACTTCTCCGATCCGGCCCGGCCGACCGAGGAGTCGGCGCTCAAGCTCACCATCGCGCAGTACCTCACCCCGGGCGACCTCTCCATCCAGGAGGTCGGGGTCTCGCCGGACGTGCTCCTCCTGCCCGGCCGGGCGCTCAAGGACGCGATCAACTACTTCGCGCCGGCGCGCTCGATGGGCGAGGTGGACCTCGACAAGCACTTCGCGAACCCCTCCGACGCCACCGCCTCCCAGGCCGAGGCGCAGAAGCGGGCGGAGGAGCGGCGCGCCAGCGCCGAGAAGTCGGCGCTCGAGCTCCGCTACCTGCTCGACGAGAAGGAGGACCTGCTCGCCAAGGCGATGAAGGCCGACGAGAAGCGGGAGGCGGCCGCGCGCGCCCACGGCGAGGCGGCGGGCGCCGAGGAGCTCACCCCCGAGCAGCAGGAGGACGAGGACCTCGACGCGAACCCGGACGAGGTGAAGGAGGACTACCAGATCCGCTTCGCCCGCGACCTGCTGGCGCGCGCCCCCTTCGCCGACCGGCCGCGGCTGCTCGCCGCCGCCAAGGGCTTCGTGGCCGAGCGGCGCGCCGAGGAGGACGGGCGCCTGGTCCAGAAGCTCGGCGCCCTGGGCGTCGACTGGACCGCCGGCGCCGCGCCCGGCGCCGCGCGCCCGGTGGTCTCGGTGTCGCCGCCGCCCGGCAAGACCATCGCCGCCGGCGAGACGCTGCCCTGGACGGTCACGGTGGAGAACAAGGGCGATGGCCCGCTCCGGCGGCTGCGCGCCTGGACCCTGGTCGACAAGTGGCCGCTGCTCGACCGGCGCGAGTTCGTCTTCGGGCTGGTGAAGCCGGGCGAGAAGCGGACCTGGACCGTGCCGGTGAAGCTGCCGGCCGGCCTCGACAGCCGCCACGACGAGGTGAAGCTGCACTTCGAGGACGAGGGCGGCCGGGCGCCGCCGGACGCGCTGACCGCGGTCGACGTGGTGGAGAACCCCAAGCCCGCCTTCGCGTTCTCGACCCAGATCGACGACGAGGCCCTCGGCAACGGCGACGGGCTCGTCCAGCGCGGCGAGGAGGTCACGCTGCGCGTCGACGTGCGGAACGAGGGCCAGGGCGCCGCGGGCGACAAGACCTACGTCTCGCTCAAGAACCTGGGCGACGAGAAGGTGTTCATCAAGAAGGGCCGGGTGGTGGTGGGGAAGCTCGCGCCGGGCGAGGTGAAGACCGCGCTCCTGCAGCTCGAGGTGAAGAAGGGCCTCAAGCCCGACACCATGCCGCTCCGGCTCATGATCGTGGACGAGAAGCTCGACGAGTTCGTCTCGGAGCGGCTCGAGATCCCGGTCGCCGCCGAGGGCAAGGCGCGCGTCGCGGCCAGCGGCGCGGTCCGCGTGACCACCGCCCAGGCGGCGCTCCGCGCCGGGGCCGCGGCCTCCGCGCCGCCCATCGCCGTCGCGAAGAAGGGCGCGCTCCTGGCCGTCACCGGCAAGGTGGGCGACTTCTACCGGGTGGAGTGGCAGAAGGGCCGCGCCGCCTTCGCGCAGGCGCGCGACGTCGAGGCCGCGCCGGGCGCGAGGCCGGGCGCCGCCACCGCGGCGACCGAGGTGTTCCAGCGCGAGCCCCCGCGCATCGCGCTCGCCCCCGCCTCCGGCGGCGGTGCGCCGGTGGTGACGGGCGACAGGCTGCACCTCACCGGCACCGCCTCGGTCTCGCCGGGCGCCGCGGGGCTGCAGAACAAGCTGCGCGACGTCTTCGTCTTCGCGAACGAGCAGAAGGTGTTCTTCAAGGTCGTCCCGGAGGCGGGCGCCTCCGACCGCATGGACTTCGCCACCGACGTGCCGCTCAAGCCGGGCAACAACGTGGTCACCGTCTTCGCCCGCGAGGACGACGAGTTCCAGAGCCGGCGCACCTTCTACGTCTACCGCCGCGGCACGGCCGAGATGGCGCAGCAGCAGGCGGGCGGGCCCGCCCGCTAG
- a CDS encoding glutamate--cysteine ligase, which translates to MTRRYKAAMSLDPRISDSPLVRGVGDLTSWFRDRERPASEWKVGLEQEKVGLVAGTLDPVPYDGPRGIAALLRGFERYDYAPVEDEGHVIAAQKDGLTISIEPGGQLELSGRPFQDVHVVAAELDRHLAKCRVLGEELGIELLAVGYRPWGTPATAPWMPKSRYLVMRPFLAARGRRGEDMMAMTASVQASYDFGSERDMAEKLRVALAVQPAVVALYANAPFVDGAPCGWKSFRAAVWEDVDRARSGLLPFAFEPGFLEDPYRRYVEWALDVPMIFLRRDGRYLDPGGQTFRAFLAGGLHGTRPTLADWEDHLSTLFPEVRVKGVVEVRGADACDAAMTKGLTAFWKGLLYDRTARADAFALVSGLSLDERRSLTLAAGREGLEARLPDGRTLARLAGELVELSAAGLCRQKCCGQQGQDERVFLDPLRARAASGRSPADDALAAFAGGGARALAAHLRVA; encoded by the coding sequence GTGACGCGGCGATACAAGGCCGCCATGTCGCTCGACCCGCGCATCTCCGACAGCCCCCTGGTGCGCGGTGTAGGCGATCTCACGAGCTGGTTCCGCGACCGCGAGCGGCCGGCCTCCGAGTGGAAGGTGGGCCTCGAGCAGGAGAAGGTCGGCCTCGTGGCCGGCACGCTCGACCCGGTGCCCTACGACGGCCCCCGCGGGATCGCCGCCCTCCTGCGCGGGTTCGAGCGGTACGACTACGCGCCGGTCGAGGACGAGGGGCACGTCATCGCCGCCCAGAAGGACGGGCTCACCATCTCCATCGAGCCGGGCGGCCAGCTCGAGCTGTCGGGGCGGCCCTTCCAGGACGTCCACGTGGTCGCGGCCGAGCTCGACCGCCATCTCGCCAAGTGCCGGGTGCTGGGCGAGGAGCTCGGGATCGAGCTGCTGGCGGTGGGGTACCGGCCCTGGGGCACGCCCGCCACCGCGCCGTGGATGCCGAAGTCGCGCTACCTCGTCATGCGGCCGTTCCTCGCGGCGCGGGGCCGCCGCGGCGAGGACATGATGGCCATGACCGCCTCGGTGCAGGCCTCCTACGACTTCGGCTCCGAGCGCGACATGGCCGAGAAGCTGCGCGTGGCGCTGGCGGTCCAGCCGGCGGTGGTGGCGCTCTACGCGAACGCGCCCTTCGTCGACGGGGCGCCGTGCGGCTGGAAGAGCTTCCGGGCGGCGGTGTGGGAGGACGTGGACCGCGCCCGCTCCGGGCTGCTCCCGTTCGCGTTCGAGCCGGGCTTCCTGGAGGACCCCTACCGGCGGTACGTGGAGTGGGCGCTCGACGTCCCGATGATCTTCCTCAGGCGCGACGGCCGCTACCTCGACCCGGGCGGCCAGACCTTCCGCGCCTTCCTGGCGGGCGGCCTGCACGGCACGCGCCCCACCCTCGCCGACTGGGAGGATCACCTCAGCACGCTCTTCCCCGAGGTGCGGGTGAAGGGGGTGGTGGAGGTGCGCGGCGCCGACGCCTGCGACGCCGCCATGACGAAGGGCCTCACCGCCTTCTGGAAGGGCCTCCTCTACGACCGGACCGCGCGCGCCGACGCGTTCGCGCTGGTGAGCGGCCTCTCCCTCGACGAGCGCCGCTCGCTGACCCTCGCGGCCGGTCGCGAGGGGCTCGAGGCGCGCCTGCCCGACGGGCGGACGCTGGCGCGGCTGGCGGGCGAGCTGGTCGAGCTCTCCGCGGCCGGCCTGTGCCGCCAGAAGTGCTGCGGGCAGCAGGGGCAGGACGAGCGCGTCTTCCTCGACCCCCTGCGGGCGCGCGCCGCGTCCGGCCGCTCGCCGGCGGACGACGCGCTGGCCGCTTTCGCGGGCGGCGGCGCTCGCGCGCTGGCGGCGCACCTCCGCGTGGCGTGA
- a CDS encoding ZIP family metal transporter has product MTQPVLLAFYAGAILVAALAGGALPLLGNARRNDAFLSFSAGVMLGAAFFHMLPEAVESAGMASVPFVLLGFLFLFLLERFVLVHVCAEPGPAALEVLASEAAAPPPHPHPHVHGHGEPCEGTGCAVHTVGLAAFVGLSLHTMIDGFALGAASTERALGFLVFLAILAHKVPSSFSLSAILRAEGYSRRRALAMNAAFSLTVPLGAALYLALRDLLHTERFTAFALAASSGTFLHLALSDILPDLHRRGESKLKLSAALLTGVVLMWALRFVTHEH; this is encoded by the coding sequence ATGACACAGCCGGTGCTGCTCGCCTTCTACGCCGGGGCGATCCTGGTGGCGGCGCTGGCCGGCGGGGCGCTGCCGCTCCTCGGCAACGCCCGGCGCAACGACGCGTTCCTCTCCTTCTCCGCCGGCGTCATGCTGGGCGCCGCCTTCTTCCACATGCTGCCGGAGGCGGTGGAGAGCGCCGGGATGGCGTCGGTCCCGTTCGTGCTGCTCGGGTTCCTGTTCCTGTTCCTGCTCGAGCGCTTCGTGCTGGTGCACGTGTGCGCCGAGCCCGGGCCGGCCGCCCTCGAGGTGCTGGCGAGCGAGGCCGCCGCGCCGCCGCCGCACCCTCACCCGCACGTCCACGGCCACGGCGAGCCGTGCGAGGGGACCGGCTGCGCCGTGCACACGGTCGGCCTGGCCGCCTTCGTCGGGCTGTCCCTGCACACCATGATCGACGGCTTCGCGCTGGGCGCGGCCTCCACCGAGCGCGCGCTCGGCTTCCTGGTGTTCCTCGCCATCCTGGCGCACAAGGTGCCGTCGTCGTTCTCGCTCTCCGCCATCCTCCGCGCCGAGGGGTACTCCCGGCGCCGGGCGCTGGCGATGAACGCCGCCTTCTCGCTCACCGTGCCGCTCGGGGCCGCGCTCTACCTCGCGCTGCGCGATCTGCTCCACACCGAGCGCTTCACGGCCTTCGCGCTCGCCGCGAGCTCGGGCACCTTCCTCCACCTCGCGCTCTCGGACATCCTCCCCGACCTGCACCGGCGCGGCGAGTCCAAGCTGAAGCTCTCCGCCGCGCTGCTCACGGGCGTGGTGCTCATGTGGGCGCTGCGGTTCGTGACCCACGAGCACTGA
- a CDS encoding helix-turn-helix domain-containing protein, which yields MRALLLPDAPAALERACAAAGAEVTRAASPAEGLALLTRAAFDLVDGRLAQPLPLEWEIRRRVDVFYAQLQGHRATGLYQAVLREVERPLLAAALARAAGVRADAARVLGIDRGTLARRLRALRLR from the coding sequence GTGCGGGCGCTCCTCCTCCCGGACGCGCCGGCGGCGCTCGAGCGCGCCTGCGCCGCCGCCGGCGCCGAGGTGACGCGCGCCGCCTCCCCGGCCGAGGGGCTCGCGCTCCTGACGCGGGCGGCCTTCGATCTGGTGGACGGGCGACTCGCGCAGCCGCTCCCGCTCGAGTGGGAGATCCGCCGGCGGGTCGACGTCTTCTACGCGCAGCTGCAGGGGCACCGCGCCACCGGCCTCTACCAGGCGGTGCTGCGCGAGGTGGAGCGGCCGCTGCTCGCCGCCGCGCTGGCGCGCGCCGCCGGCGTGCGCGCCGACGCGGCGCGGGTGCTCGGCATCGACCGCGGCACGCTCGCCCGCCGCCTCCGCGCCCTGAGGCTCCGATGA